TGTTGTATCAATCATCGCATTTGTATCAGGTCTTGTATAATGTCAGGCAATCTTAATTCTTATATTGAATCCAGAATCAAAATACTCCTTGTAAAAACTGGTTTGGTCGATCGGAAAACTGTCGAAAAACTGTTTGTCGACAGCAATTCTCAGTTGCTGCGAGGAGACGGGTCGAACCGGATTTTTCTTCGTATTTTTTCAGGAAAAAGACCAGAAGGGTGCATTGCTGTAATTCCCCCTGTTGATTCAACTGAATCAGATAAAAGGGAGGCGCAGGCATCACGGGATATCGGCCTTCATCTATACAGTCGCCGGGTTCCGGTTCCTGAACAGCTCGGTTGGGACGAAAAGAGCAGTATTCTACTGATGGAGGATCTGGGGGATACCCGTCTGCATGATCATGCCGTTGCCTGGGAAAAGGATGGGTCTCACAGTGACATCCTGATGGCTCTGTATCGGGATGTTATCCGTGAACTTGTTAATATGCAGTTTAATGGTGTCCAGGGTTTTAAGCCGGCGTGGTGCTGGGATACGCATGTGTATGACAGAAAGTTGATGATTGAGCGTGAATCAGGTTATTTTCTCAGGGCGTTCTGGCAGCAACTCCTCGGCATGGAATTTTCACAGGATGTACAGGAGGAATTGAACCATATCGCCGACAGAGCGGCTGAAGCGGAACCTGGGACTTTTCTGCACCGGGATTTTCAGAGCCGTAATATTATGGTCAAGGACGGGAAGGTGAGATTTATTGATTACCAGGGGGGACGACTGGGCCCACCGGGGTATGATCTCGCCTCACTTCTTCATGATCCTTATTGTGGGCTCAATGAAGAAATGATCGAAATACTCTATCATTGTTATGTTGAAACTGCCTCGGCTTTTGACGAATTTGACAGAAAAGAATTTTCCCGTTGCTATTCTTTTCTTGCATTTCAGAGAAATGTGCAGATAATAGGCGCGTTCTCTTTTCTTTCCAATGTGAAAAAGAAGACATTTTTTACTCAATATATTTATCCTGCTCTCATTACTCTGAGCAATCGGCTGGAACAACCGGAATTTTCAGAGTATGAAAAAACCAGAAAACTGGTGAAACAAGGGTTGTTGCTTGTGGAGCAAAGCGGGAATATCTCAAGATAAGCTGAATTTCAAAGGTAGCCAGAAAGGAATAATTAAATACTATGGTTCAGGGAAATTGTCCAATGGTGGCCTTGATCGGTCGCCCGAATGTGGGAAAATCCACATTATTTAACAGGATAACAAAGTCAAGAAAAGCTCTGGTTGATCCAACCCCGGGGGTGACCCGCGATCGCCACTATGACAGGGTTACCTGGGACAATAAATCCTTTGTCCTGGTAGATACCGGTGGTATTGATGACAATCCGGAAGACCTACTCGTCGGCCATATCAGAGAACAGGCACTGGCGGCTATCGAGGAGGCGGATATCATACTTTTTCTCATGGATGGTAGGGAAGGTGTTACCCCGGCGGATTACGAGGTCGTTGAAATCCTGAGAAGAACCAGAAAACCGATTTTCCATGTGGTCAATAAGATTGACAGTCCCAAGCAGGAAGTCGAATTGCTGGCCCAGTTTTACGAACTTGGGATTGAAAAACTCTGGTCCCTTTCCGCTGAACACAGTTTCGGGTTCCGTGATCTGATGGATGGCCTCAGCGCAATTATCGAGGGAGAATCGGATGACGAGGGGTTGCCGGAAGATCTGATGAGAGTTGCCTTTTTTGGCAGGCCGAACGTGGGTAAATCATCAATGATCAACAGGATATTAGGGGAGGAGCGGATGGTTGTTTCCGAAATATCTGGAACAACCAGAGATTCGGTTGATACCCTGTTGACCCATGGAAAATACAACTATCTCCTGATCGATACAGCCGGAATCAGGCGCAAGGGCAAGACAAAGGAAAAACTGGAGAAATTCAGTATCTTAAAATCTCTGGCAGCCCTGAATAAATGTGATATTGCGGTGATCCTGATTGACGGCGAGGAGGGAATCACCGAACAGGATACCAAGGTGATTGGTTACGCCCTGGAACATGGCCGGGCCTTGATCATCCTGGTCAATAAGTGGGACCTCCTTGAAGGTGACAAAAAGCGCCAGCAGCAGCTTCTCTCAGAGGTGGGACGCCAGTTGCCTTTTCTGGGATTTGCTCCGGTTCTCACTGTGTCGGCCAAGACCGGTTATGGTATAAAGAGACTGTTTCCTGTTATCGGATCAGTATACAGACAGTACAGAGCCGTCTTTCCGACATCTGCGCTCAACAGGCTGTTGCGGGAGGCCATAGAGAATCATTCTCCGCCTATTTATAAAAATAAACGTTTAAAATTTTATTATACTTCACAGATCGGCACCAGTCCGCCAAGATTTGTCATTATGACAAACAGCTACAAGGGAGTTCACTTCTCCTACCAGCGATATCTGACAAATAAGTTCAGAGAAGGTCTGGGATTGGAAAAGGTGCCGATTCAACTGATTTTCAAGGATAAATCCAGTCAAAGGGGCACCTGATTATCCTGCTTCAGCCATGACCTTTTTAAAACTTTCAGCCGACCGACTGATGACATCATCGGGTACGCAGAAGGCAAGACGGATATGGCCTGGAGCCCCGAATCCAGTACCGGGAACGGCGAGAATCTTATGTTTCTGCAGAAGCCCACAGAATTTCACATCATCTTTTATGGGTGTACGGGGAAAGATATAAAAGGCTCCTTTGGGATGGGTGAAATTCATCCCGGCCTCTTCGAGGAGTTTGCAGAAAATGGCCTTTCTCTCAGCGTAGATTGAATTATCCACTGAGGCATCCTGAAGCTTTGCGACAACCCGTTGCATCAGTGCGGGTGCATTGACAAATCCCAGGATTCTGTTGGCAAGAGTCAGACCATCCACAAGATTCTTCTTGTCTGTTATTTGCGGGTGAACAGCCAGATAACCGATACGCTCTCCTGGAAGGGAAAGATCTTTCGAATATGATGAGACCACAATACTGTTCCGGTATGCTTTGAAGATGGATGGCACGGTATGACCGTCAAAAACAATCTTCCGGTAGGGTTCATCCGATATCAGGTAAATTGTGCTGTTGTATCGGCTCTCCGCTTCAGTCAGAAGAGTCCCGAGAGCTGCAAGGGACTGGGCTGAATAAATCTGGCCGGTCGGGTTGTTTGGGGAATTGATGATAATCGCTTTGGTTTTCTCTGTGATGGCGTCTGAGATTTTCTGGAGATCCAGGTTGAATTCTGAGTCGGTTTCGACAATTCTACTGACACCTCCATGGTTATCCACGTAGAAGTTGTATTCAACGAAATAGGGTGCCAGGAGAATGACTTCATCATCTGGATTGAGCAGGGATTTCATGACAATGTTCAAACCACCCGCAGCACCGCAGGTCATCAGCATATCGCCCTGGTCTACTTCAATTTCCTGTTCCCTGGACATCTTTTCCGCTATGGCTTCACGAACAATGACGTAGCCACCGTTTGGCATATAGGCATGAACTCCGGGGCTTTTATCACGAATTATTTCAGCAATCACCTCATTGTATTTTTCAGGAGGTGGTACATCTGGATTGCCGAGGCTGAAATCAAAGACGTTTTCAGCACCGTACTCGGCCTTCATTCTGGCACCTTCCTCAAACATCTTACGTATCCATGATGATTTTTCAGCAAACAGTTTCATTTTTTCTGAAACAGCCATTCGTCTCCTCCGGTTTTTTACAGTTTTTCAAGATAATCGTGTGCCGCGTTGATTTCCTTCATCTTTTCCTCGGCAATCTTTTGAAATTCCTCGCCGAGATGCCGAACTTTATCCGGATGATACTTCATGCTCAGTTTACGGTATGCTTTTTTAATTTCTTCTTTCGAAGCTCCCGGCTGCAAACCGAGGGTTGCATAGTGGCGGGCGGACATATCCGGAGATTGGGGCGATGAAGTGTAAGCTCTACCATATTTATATTTTGCTTCAATAGTCCGTTGGTCATATGCAGAAATTTCAAGAAAGGCTGCAATTCGTCTGGCGATAGCCAGTTCATTTTCAGGAACATCCCTTTTTGTATAGAGAATCTGGTAAACCAGTTCCAGCAGGATCAGTCTGGGTTCGTAGGCAAAGGTGGTTTTGAATTCTTCCAGCAGGGCGTCAAGGGAAGGTGAGGAATTTGTAGCTTCTTTTATAATCTCCTTAACCCAGAGCATCTTGGTCTGGTTATAATGGAGATTATATTGGAAAAACCGATGGATAGTCTGGATTTCCTCTTTGGTTATCCGGCCATCTATTTTGGCTGTATGCATGAGGATATGGACAAGCAGCCAGACAAACCTGCTGTGGCTTTCGGTCTGGGATTGCTCATAGGTGGCGACTTTTTTCTGCACCCAGAAGGAAAAACCCCAGAAAAGGGCGATGAAGACAAGTACACCTGCAAGCCCTGTATAAATAAGCGTACCGAGAAAAGAGATAAGGGCCGGTGCCCCTCCTGAAACAAAGACGAGCAGCAGGACAATAAGGAGGCAACCACCGCAACCGGGCTGTTGTTGTCGTTGATAATTCATTTTATATGGTTCCTCTATTCGTCAACAGTCCTGGTGTCGCTCTGGAAAAGTGCTTCAGTGAATTCATCAGCATTAAAATCCCGTAAATCGTCCATCTGTTCACCGATACCGATAAATCGTATTGGAACCTTGATTTCACGACATATATTGGCGACGATACCGCCCTTTGATGTTCCATCAAGTTTGGTCAG
The DNA window shown above is from Desulfomarina profundi and carries:
- a CDS encoding aminoglycoside phosphotransferase family protein, with protein sequence MSGNLNSYIESRIKILLVKTGLVDRKTVEKLFVDSNSQLLRGDGSNRIFLRIFSGKRPEGCIAVIPPVDSTESDKREAQASRDIGLHLYSRRVPVPEQLGWDEKSSILLMEDLGDTRLHDHAVAWEKDGSHSDILMALYRDVIRELVNMQFNGVQGFKPAWCWDTHVYDRKLMIERESGYFLRAFWQQLLGMEFSQDVQEELNHIADRAAEAEPGTFLHRDFQSRNIMVKDGKVRFIDYQGGRLGPPGYDLASLLHDPYCGLNEEMIEILYHCYVETASAFDEFDRKEFSRCYSFLAFQRNVQIIGAFSFLSNVKKKTFFTQYIYPALITLSNRLEQPEFSEYEKTRKLVKQGLLLVEQSGNISR
- the der gene encoding ribosome biogenesis GTPase Der, with translation MVQGNCPMVALIGRPNVGKSTLFNRITKSRKALVDPTPGVTRDRHYDRVTWDNKSFVLVDTGGIDDNPEDLLVGHIREQALAAIEEADIILFLMDGREGVTPADYEVVEILRRTRKPIFHVVNKIDSPKQEVELLAQFYELGIEKLWSLSAEHSFGFRDLMDGLSAIIEGESDDEGLPEDLMRVAFFGRPNVGKSSMINRILGEERMVVSEISGTTRDSVDTLLTHGKYNYLLIDTAGIRRKGKTKEKLEKFSILKSLAALNKCDIAVILIDGEEGITEQDTKVIGYALEHGRALIILVNKWDLLEGDKKRQQQLLSEVGRQLPFLGFAPVLTVSAKTGYGIKRLFPVIGSVYRQYRAVFPTSALNRLLREAIENHSPPIYKNKRLKFYYTSQIGTSPPRFVIMTNSYKGVHFSYQRYLTNKFREGLGLEKVPIQLIFKDKSSQRGT
- a CDS encoding pyridoxal phosphate-dependent aminotransferase; this translates as MAVSEKMKLFAEKSSWIRKMFEEGARMKAEYGAENVFDFSLGNPDVPPPEKYNEVIAEIIRDKSPGVHAYMPNGGYVIVREAIAEKMSREQEIEVDQGDMLMTCGAAGGLNIVMKSLLNPDDEVILLAPYFVEYNFYVDNHGGVSRIVETDSEFNLDLQKISDAITEKTKAIIINSPNNPTGQIYSAQSLAALGTLLTEAESRYNSTIYLISDEPYRKIVFDGHTVPSIFKAYRNSIVVSSYSKDLSLPGERIGYLAVHPQITDKKNLVDGLTLANRILGFVNAPALMQRVVAKLQDASVDNSIYAERKAIFCKLLEEAGMNFTHPKGAFYIFPRTPIKDDVKFCGLLQKHKILAVPGTGFGAPGHIRLAFCVPDDVISRSAESFKKVMAEAG
- a CDS encoding DnaJ domain-containing protein, producing the protein MNYQRQQQPGCGGCLLIVLLLVFVSGGAPALISFLGTLIYTGLAGVLVFIALFWGFSFWVQKKVATYEQSQTESHSRFVWLLVHILMHTAKIDGRITKEEIQTIHRFFQYNLHYNQTKMLWVKEIIKEATNSSPSLDALLEEFKTTFAYEPRLILLELVYQILYTKRDVPENELAIARRIAAFLEISAYDQRTIEAKYKYGRAYTSSPQSPDMSARHYATLGLQPGASKEEIKKAYRKLSMKYHPDKVRHLGEEFQKIAEEKMKEINAAHDYLEKL